A single genomic interval of Asinibacterium sp. OR53 harbors:
- a CDS encoding sensor histidine kinase KdpD, whose translation MKLFTKYNRIAITTSVIIFMAGSFAFYLTLRYVMIRQLDEVLRTERAEILQYLNEHHELPEMLNTKDQWSVVRRTTQPLERMVFATEKGINPHEHEKEWMRKIQFTLQVHDELYEIAIYKSQEGTDDMIKLIILIAIVMIALILLAGNLINRTLLKKLWKPFYHTIDTIKEYQLTQDKALRLPGTGVEEFTLLNASVSNMTERAQHEYQVLKEFTGNAAHEMQTPLAVIATHADALMQDEQLLHRHAASIASIEQSVGKLAKLNQSLLLLAKIEHGRFELNQEVRWDELLQQKLNEWQELITGQHLKVSLSIVPVATVFHEHLADIVISNLLNNSIRYNIAGGHIAITLNQESFSIANTSSLSSLDTSKLFNRFFRQSGTGPDGNGLGLSIIKQVCGLAHYRIKYRYTDQQHVFTIFFSNSDKPSDF comes from the coding sequence ATGAAATTGTTTACAAAGTATAACCGCATCGCCATCACCACTTCTGTGATCATTTTCATGGCAGGCAGCTTTGCATTCTATTTAACGTTGCGCTATGTGATGATCAGGCAACTCGATGAAGTGCTCAGGACCGAAAGAGCGGAAATTCTTCAATACCTGAACGAGCACCATGAACTGCCGGAAATGCTTAACACAAAAGACCAGTGGTCGGTCGTGCGCCGGACAACACAGCCATTGGAACGAATGGTATTTGCAACGGAAAAAGGAATCAATCCGCACGAGCATGAAAAAGAGTGGATGCGGAAAATACAGTTCACACTACAGGTGCACGATGAACTCTATGAGATAGCCATTTATAAATCACAGGAGGGTACCGATGATATGATCAAGCTGATCATACTGATTGCCATTGTGATGATCGCCCTCATACTATTAGCCGGTAATCTTATCAATCGAACCCTTCTTAAAAAATTATGGAAACCTTTTTATCATACGATCGATACCATCAAAGAATACCAGCTTACGCAGGACAAAGCCTTGCGTCTTCCCGGAACGGGTGTTGAAGAATTTACATTGCTGAATGCCAGCGTGAGCAATATGACGGAAAGAGCGCAGCATGAATACCAGGTGTTGAAAGAATTTACAGGCAATGCCGCTCACGAAATGCAAACGCCATTGGCTGTTATTGCTACGCATGCAGATGCCCTGATGCAGGATGAACAGTTGTTGCACCGGCATGCTGCATCCATTGCCAGTATCGAGCAATCAGTGGGTAAGCTGGCGAAGCTGAACCAGTCATTGCTGCTGCTGGCAAAGATTGAACATGGCCGTTTTGAACTGAACCAGGAAGTGCGATGGGATGAATTGTTGCAACAAAAGCTGAATGAATGGCAGGAACTGATCACAGGACAGCACCTGAAAGTGTCACTGAGTATTGTTCCGGTTGCTACGGTGTTTCACGAACACCTGGCAGATATTGTGATCAGCAACCTGTTGAACAACAGCATACGTTACAATATAGCCGGCGGGCATATTGCCATTACATTGAACCAGGAAAGCTTTTCCATTGCCAACACTTCTTCATTATCTTCACTGGATACCTCGAAATTGTTCAACCGTTTTTTCCGTCAATCCGGAACAGGCCCGGATGGCAATGGGTTGGGCCTTTCGATCATTAAACAGGTGTGTGGGCTTGCGCATTACCGGATCAAGTATCGTTATACCGATCAACAACATGTATTTACCATTTTTTTCAGCAACTCAGACAAGCCTTCAGATTTTTGA
- a CDS encoding efflux RND transporter permease subunit translates to MRSFFISYKNPLSVIMVIILLGGMFVYSKMQTALFPEITFPKIKIIADAGQQPVKKMMITVTRQLENAVKQVPDLQSIRSTTSRGSCEISAFMDWKANIDISQQRIESKINEIRNNLPPDIQISVERMNPSILPVIGYSLESKTRSPIDMKLLAMYTIKPFLSQVEGVSEIRVIGGKMKEYWLVLNVQKMSTLGITPDMVTTSLNQTNFIKSNGYLSDYRLLYLTVTDASVSSKEQLSNLVISNNGKRIVLLKDIANVQIQEAKEYIKINANGRDGILLAVIKQPNANLVDLSDKMDAKLKELQKILPRDVSIQPYYIQADFVKDSIKSVTDSLWIGLALAIFVAIIFLRSLKASTVILFTIPVTLLLTLIVLYATGQTLNIMTLGAIAAAIGLIIDDAIVVMEQIHRTHEEHPEEPSGPLVQKAIRYLLPAMVGSSLSTIVIFLPFVLMSGVAGAYFKVMTDTMIITLICSFFVTWLILPVIYLLFTRNPFEVSASQRKIKPHSVKNQRWVGFFITRPYLSLVIVVMLAASVLYIFPRLETGFLPEMDEGSIVLDYSSPPGTSLEETDRLLHEVEKILVKVPEVAAYSRRTGTQMGFFITEPNRGDYLIQLKKNRDRSTEDVISDIRKKIEATQPALRVDFGQVIGDMLGDLMTSVQPVEVKIFGNDQLKLQQLSKQVAGIVGQVSGTADVFDGIVIAGPSIDVTPNATQLAQYGITPAGLQYQLQTSLEGNTVGTVYDKEQFTNIRLLYPGSRQLSVDDMHKIPVFLPNGKLKPIHSLASVALNTGEAEIQRQDLQSMGVVTARLEGRDLGSVIKDIQQAVGSQLSLPQGYAIVYGGSYAEQQQSFKELLVILITASLLVFGVILFLFKDFWISLIILLIAVLGISGSYMGLYFTHTALNVGSYTGLVMIVGIIGENAIFTFLQFRESYKHTHNVNESLIYSISTRLRPKLMTALGAIIALMPIALGIGTGAQLHQPLAIAVIGGFIAALPLLLIVLPSLIRLRYYKTPQKI, encoded by the coding sequence ATGCGCAGTTTTTTCATCAGCTATAAGAATCCGCTCAGTGTGATCATGGTGATCATCCTGCTGGGAGGAATGTTTGTTTACAGTAAAATGCAGACTGCGCTTTTTCCTGAAATTACTTTCCCCAAGATCAAAATCATCGCAGATGCCGGCCAGCAACCGGTAAAGAAAATGATGATCACGGTTACCCGGCAATTGGAAAATGCGGTGAAACAGGTGCCCGATCTGCAAAGCATCAGGAGTACTACCAGCAGGGGCAGTTGTGAGATATCGGCTTTTATGGACTGGAAGGCCAATATCGATATCAGCCAGCAACGCATCGAATCAAAGATCAACGAGATACGCAATAACCTGCCACCGGATATACAGATATCCGTTGAGCGGATGAATCCTTCTATCCTGCCTGTTATCGGCTATTCACTGGAAAGTAAAACGCGGTCGCCGATAGACATGAAGCTGCTGGCCATGTACACCATCAAACCTTTTTTATCACAGGTGGAAGGTGTATCGGAGATCAGGGTTATTGGCGGTAAGATGAAAGAATACTGGCTGGTGCTGAATGTACAAAAGATGAGCACATTGGGTATTACACCCGATATGGTCACCACATCATTGAACCAAACGAATTTTATTAAGTCGAACGGTTATTTGTCGGATTACCGGTTGCTTTACCTCACTGTTACCGATGCTTCTGTAAGTTCGAAAGAGCAATTGTCGAACCTGGTGATCAGTAACAACGGCAAACGGATCGTGTTGCTGAAAGATATTGCGAATGTGCAGATACAGGAAGCCAAAGAATACATCAAGATCAACGCCAATGGTCGCGACGGCATCTTATTGGCAGTGATCAAACAACCGAATGCCAACCTGGTAGACCTATCTGATAAAATGGATGCCAAGCTCAAAGAGTTGCAAAAAATCCTTCCCCGAGATGTATCGATACAACCTTATTATATACAGGCCGATTTTGTAAAAGACTCTATTAAAAGTGTAACAGATAGTTTGTGGATAGGGCTGGCGCTGGCCATATTCGTGGCAATCATTTTCCTGCGATCACTGAAAGCCAGTACGGTGATTCTCTTCACCATACCCGTTACCTTGTTGCTTACCCTGATCGTATTGTATGCAACGGGTCAAACCCTGAACATCATGACACTTGGCGCCATAGCAGCAGCCATCGGTTTGATCATTGACGATGCCATTGTGGTAATGGAACAGATACACCGTACGCATGAAGAACATCCGGAGGAACCCAGCGGCCCGCTGGTGCAAAAAGCTATTCGCTACCTGTTACCTGCGATGGTGGGTTCATCGCTCAGCACGATTGTTATATTTCTTCCGTTTGTATTGATGAGCGGCGTAGCAGGCGCATATTTTAAAGTGATGACAGACACAATGATCATCACATTGATCTGCTCTTTCTTTGTTACCTGGCTCATACTCCCGGTGATCTACCTGCTGTTTACACGAAATCCTTTTGAGGTGAGCGCCAGCCAACGAAAGATCAAACCACATTCGGTGAAGAACCAGCGATGGGTGGGCTTTTTTATTACCAGGCCTTACCTGAGTCTTGTGATCGTGGTTATGCTGGCAGCATCTGTCCTTTATATTTTTCCCAGGTTGGAAACGGGTTTCCTGCCGGAGATGGATGAAGGCAGTATTGTGCTGGATTACAGTTCTCCGCCCGGTACTTCGTTGGAAGAAACAGACAGGCTATTGCATGAGGTAGAAAAAATATTAGTAAAAGTACCGGAAGTAGCAGCGTATTCCAGGCGAACCGGTACGCAGATGGGATTCTTTATCACCGAACCCAATCGCGGCGATTACCTGATACAGTTGAAGAAAAATCGTGACCGCTCAACCGAAGACGTGATCAGCGATATCAGGAAAAAAATAGAAGCCACACAACCTGCACTGCGTGTTGATTTCGGACAGGTGATCGGTGATATGCTGGGCGACCTGATGACCTCCGTGCAACCCGTTGAAGTGAAAATATTCGGTAACGACCAGCTCAAATTGCAGCAGTTGTCCAAACAGGTAGCAGGTATAGTAGGACAAGTGAGCGGCACAGCAGATGTATTTGATGGCATTGTGATTGCAGGCCCTTCTATCGATGTTACACCTAACGCAACCCAACTGGCGCAGTATGGGATTACGCCGGCCGGTTTGCAATACCAGTTGCAAACTTCACTGGAAGGAAACACGGTGGGCACTGTGTACGACAAAGAGCAGTTCACCAATATCCGTTTGTTATACCCCGGAAGCAGGCAGTTAAGTGTAGATGATATGCATAAAATACCGGTATTCCTGCCGAATGGAAAGCTAAAACCCATTCATTCACTCGCATCTGTTGCCCTGAACACAGGCGAAGCAGAGATACAAAGGCAGGATCTTCAGTCGATGGGTGTGGTAACAGCCCGGCTGGAAGGGCGTGACCTGGGAAGTGTGATCAAAGACATCCAACAAGCAGTGGGAAGCCAGTTATCATTACCGCAAGGATACGCTATCGTATACGGCGGATCTTATGCAGAACAACAGCAATCGTTCAAAGAATTGCTGGTGATATTGATCACAGCGAGCCTGCTGGTATTCGGCGTGATCCTGTTCCTGTTCAAGGATTTCTGGATATCACTCATCATTCTGCTGATTGCTGTATTGGGCATATCGGGTAGTTACATGGGACTGTATTTCACACATACAGCGCTGAACGTAGGCAGCTATACAGGGTTGGTGATGATCGTAGGTATCATAGGTGAAAATGCCATCTTTACTTTTTTGCAGTTCAGGGAATCGTATAAGCATACACACAATGTGAATGAATCACTGATCTATTCCATCTCTACCAGGCTGCGGCCTAAACTCATGACGGCGTTGGGAGCCATTATTGCATTAATGCCTATTGCACTGGGCATTGGCACCGGTGCGCAATTGCACCAGCCATTGGCCATTGCAGTGATCGGCGGCTTTATTGCGGCATTGCCACTGTTGCTGATTGTATTACCCAGTCTCATCAGGCTACGGTATTATAAGACGCCACAAAAAATCTGA
- a CDS encoding FAD:protein FMN transferase, translated as MFQKFSYTQPKMGSPFRIVFFADDEQRAHELAVSCFELVDKYNMIFSDYDDNSELSKLCAHAGNGWQPVSPPMMDLLLKASKAWEQSKKTYDITAGPLTKCWRQARKDKKLPNDSLIREKWLLTGFDKMQIDTTKQAINLTLKGMELDFGGIAKGYIAREVLQLLTQSGIRQALVDAGGDMVMSDAPPGKNGWIVGITIPEHTALLMPKKLSLCHAAVTTSGDAYQYIVHNGKKYSHIIDPRTGYAITEQKNVTVVATDASQADWLATACSILPVPEARALATSLDASFLITELKEGKIITHIAGRFPDFWHHS; from the coding sequence ATGTTTCAAAAGTTTTCTTATACACAACCTAAAATGGGTTCTCCTTTCCGGATTGTTTTTTTTGCAGACGATGAACAAAGGGCCCATGAGCTGGCAGTTTCCTGCTTTGAACTGGTAGACAAGTACAACATGATCTTCAGTGATTACGACGACAATAGTGAGTTGAGTAAACTCTGCGCGCATGCCGGCAATGGCTGGCAGCCGGTTTCCCCGCCTATGATGGATTTGCTGCTCAAAGCTTCCAAAGCATGGGAGCAAAGCAAGAAGACCTACGATATCACGGCCGGACCACTCACCAAATGCTGGCGGCAGGCAAGGAAAGATAAAAAGCTTCCCAACGACTCACTTATCCGGGAGAAATGGTTGCTTACCGGATTCGATAAAATGCAGATTGATACAACCAAACAGGCTATCAACCTCACCCTCAAAGGCATGGAACTCGATTTCGGAGGTATTGCCAAAGGATATATTGCCAGGGAAGTGCTGCAATTGTTGACCCAATCAGGTATCCGGCAGGCATTGGTAGATGCGGGCGGCGATATGGTTATGAGTGATGCGCCACCCGGTAAAAATGGATGGATCGTGGGTATTACCATTCCGGAGCATACAGCATTGCTGATGCCGAAAAAATTATCGCTCTGTCATGCAGCCGTAACCACTTCGGGCGATGCTTATCAATACATCGTTCACAACGGAAAAAAATATTCACATATCATCGATCCCCGCACCGGCTATGCCATTACCGAACAAAAGAATGTGACCGTGGTGGCAACCGATGCGTCTCAGGCCGACTGGCTGGCCACCGCTTGTAGCATATTGCCGGTACCTGAAGCAAGAGCGCTGGCAACGAGCCTGGACGCTTCTTTTCTCATCACTGAATTGAAAGAAGGAAAAATCATTACCCATATTGCCGGCCGTTTCCCTGATTTTTGGCACCATAGCTAA
- a CDS encoding formylglycine-generating enzyme family protein, which produces MNSGKDRTKQTKFLVLGILSYLPASTQNNIVAFKPYEQPVPGSLLKFKMVPVPQGEFSLGSPATEMHRHSDEGPQHKVGVSAFWIGVYEVTRDEFDVFLKDETTSQNSDVDAVTRPSPQYIDFSLGMGKEGGFPANSMSQYCALMYCKWLYQKTGIFYRLPSEAEWEYACRAGSNTAYYYGNDAGKMKDYAWFKENSDDKFHKVGQKLPNAWGIYDMLGNVMEWTLDHYEGDYYQHINNQEKDPLEKPNESVYPKSLKGGGYDTEADALRSATRFKSDPSWNRRDPQIPKSKWWLTDAAAVGFRIVRPLQQPTPEQAEAFFKTYLSQ; this is translated from the coding sequence ATGAATTCAGGAAAAGACAGAACCAAGCAAACAAAATTCCTGGTATTGGGCATACTTTCTTATTTGCCCGCCAGCACACAAAACAATATCGTTGCATTCAAACCTTATGAACAACCTGTTCCGGGTTCTTTACTCAAGTTTAAAATGGTGCCGGTACCCCAGGGTGAATTTTCACTGGGTAGTCCGGCTACCGAAATGCACCGGCATAGCGATGAAGGTCCGCAGCATAAAGTAGGTGTTTCTGCTTTCTGGATCGGCGTGTACGAAGTAACCCGTGATGAGTTCGATGTGTTCCTCAAAGACGAAACCACCAGTCAGAATTCAGATGTGGACGCCGTTACCAGGCCTAGTCCGCAGTACATCGATTTCAGCCTGGGCATGGGCAAGGAAGGTGGCTTTCCCGCCAACAGTATGTCGCAATACTGCGCACTCATGTATTGCAAGTGGTTGTACCAGAAAACCGGCATCTTCTATCGGTTGCCTTCCGAAGCCGAATGGGAATATGCTTGCCGCGCCGGCAGCAATACCGCTTATTATTATGGCAATGATGCAGGCAAGATGAAAGATTATGCCTGGTTCAAAGAGAACAGTGATGATAAATTTCATAAAGTGGGACAAAAACTGCCCAATGCCTGGGGCATTTATGATATGCTGGGCAATGTGATGGAATGGACCCTCGATCATTACGAAGGGGATTACTATCAACATATCAACAACCAGGAAAAAGATCCCCTTGAAAAGCCGAACGAATCGGTGTATCCGAAATCTTTGAAAGGCGGGGGTTATGACACCGAAGCGGATGCATTGCGCAGCGCTACGCGTTTCAAATCAGATCCGTCCTGGAACCGCCGCGATCCGCAGATACCCAAAAGTAAATGGTGGCTCACCGATGCAGCCGCAGTGGGTTTCCGTATTGTACGGCCATTACAGCAACCAACACCTGAACAAGCAGAAGCCTTTTTTAAAACTTATCTTTCACAATAA
- a CDS encoding hydroxypyruvate isomerase family protein — protein sequence MLRRKFMQQGLLASGALLTTSEMFASEKKNNTNQPLEEKPFHCNYGIHDGMFRNHAGNDFIDQIKFAYNLGFRAIEDNGMMNRSPEMQQKIGDTLEKLGMTMGVFVNVFDNWPLQTSMCSGKKEWRDKFIEYCKTSIDVAKRCRAKWITVVPGNYDRSLPEGIQTANVIETLRRGAEVLEPHGLVMVLEPLSDTPDLFLRHTDQTYAICKAVNSPACKILFDMYHMQRNEGNIISNINKVWDEIGYFQIGDNPGRKEPGTGEMNYHNIFKHIYNKGYKGVLGMEHGNALPGKEGELALVKAYRAADDFL from the coding sequence ATGCTTCGCAGAAAATTTATGCAACAGGGTTTGCTGGCAAGCGGCGCTTTGCTCACTACCAGTGAAATGTTTGCCTCCGAGAAAAAAAACAATACCAACCAGCCGTTGGAAGAAAAACCTTTCCATTGCAATTATGGTATCCACGACGGCATGTTCCGTAACCATGCCGGTAACGATTTCATCGACCAGATCAAATTCGCGTACAACCTGGGTTTCCGGGCCATTGAAGACAATGGTATGATGAACCGCAGTCCCGAGATGCAGCAAAAGATCGGCGACACACTGGAAAAGTTGGGCATGACCATGGGTGTATTCGTGAATGTGTTCGACAACTGGCCCTTACAAACTTCCATGTGCAGCGGAAAAAAAGAATGGCGTGATAAGTTCATTGAATACTGCAAAACTTCAATAGATGTGGCTAAACGCTGCCGTGCCAAATGGATCACCGTGGTACCGGGTAATTACGATCGCAGCCTGCCGGAAGGCATTCAAACGGCCAATGTAATTGAAACATTACGCAGGGGGGCAGAAGTACTGGAACCGCATGGACTGGTAATGGTACTGGAACCTCTGAGCGATACGCCTGATCTTTTTTTACGGCATACAGACCAGACCTATGCGATTTGCAAGGCTGTTAACAGCCCGGCCTGTAAGATACTGTTCGATATGTACCACATGCAACGGAATGAAGGGAATATCATCAGCAATATCAATAAAGTTTGGGATGAGATCGGTTATTTCCAGATTGGGGATAACCCTGGCCGGAAAGAGCCCGGCACAGGAGAAATGAATTACCACAATATCTTCAAGCATATCTATAACAAGGGATACAAAGGGGTGCTGGGCATGGAACATGGAAATGCGTTGCCGGGAAAAGAAGGGGAACTGGCGCTTGTGAAAGCATACCGGGCAGCAGATGATTTCCTGTAG
- a CDS encoding TolC family protein, which translates to MRVKIIQGLLVVMLIAGYRNLSAQSKDLDYYIGSGIQKSPLLNDLRNQSRSTAIDSMRINAGYKPQVMGVSNNLYAPSIGEWGYDNAITNGGTFSQLITVNKRLVGKENLQNQYEAVRLAKESLAISGKVTEQDIRKAITSQYIVAYGIYLQYSFNKEVLELLGSEEVILKKLTERNIYRQTDYLSFLVTMQQQQLQLNQLRVQFENEFASLNYLSGLQDTVFAAIPAPNISLAPPPEIEQTVFYQQFRLDSLKLKNSDAQIDFSYKPKLSLYADAGHSSTFAVDPYKNFGTSFGVNLSVPIYDGRQKKMQHDKIAIAQQTRQQYQEFYKTQFDQQILQLLQQLRSAQELIDQTSTQIRYTQALIEANRKLLETGDVRMPDYIIAIGNYLAARNSSAQNMIYKLQLINQINYWNRKT; encoded by the coding sequence ATGCGGGTGAAGATCATACAAGGCCTTTTGGTAGTCATGCTGATAGCTGGTTATCGTAATCTTTCTGCTCAGTCGAAAGACCTGGATTATTATATTGGGTCGGGCATCCAAAAGAGCCCGTTGTTGAATGATCTCAGGAACCAGTCGCGCAGCACGGCTATCGACAGTATGCGCATCAATGCCGGATACAAGCCACAGGTAATGGGTGTCAGCAACAATTTATATGCCCCTTCTATTGGTGAATGGGGATATGATAATGCCATTACCAATGGCGGCACATTCAGCCAGCTGATTACAGTCAATAAACGATTGGTAGGTAAAGAGAATCTGCAAAACCAGTACGAAGCCGTTCGATTGGCGAAAGAATCGCTTGCTATATCCGGAAAAGTGACCGAACAGGACATCAGAAAAGCCATTACCAGCCAATATATTGTTGCTTACGGTATTTACCTGCAATACAGTTTTAATAAAGAAGTACTGGAGTTATTGGGTAGTGAAGAAGTCATCCTGAAAAAATTGACAGAGCGGAATATTTACAGGCAGACCGATTACCTCAGTTTCCTGGTGACCATGCAGCAACAGCAACTACAGCTCAACCAACTCAGGGTGCAGTTCGAGAATGAGTTTGCATCATTGAATTACCTGAGTGGTTTACAGGATACCGTGTTTGCCGCTATACCTGCTCCGAACATCAGCCTGGCGCCTCCGCCGGAAATTGAACAAACAGTATTTTACCAGCAATTCAGGCTCGATAGTTTGAAATTGAAGAACAGCGATGCGCAGATCGATTTCTCGTATAAACCTAAATTGAGCCTGTATGCCGATGCGGGGCATTCCAGCACTTTTGCTGTAGATCCGTATAAGAATTTCGGAACCAGTTTTGGGGTCAATCTTTCCGTTCCCATCTACGACGGCAGGCAGAAAAAAATGCAGCACGATAAGATAGCTATTGCCCAGCAAACCAGGCAGCAATACCAGGAATTTTATAAAACACAATTCGATCAACAGATCCTGCAATTGCTGCAACAGCTGCGATCAGCACAGGAACTGATAGATCAAACTTCCACCCAGATCAGGTATACCCAGGCGCTGATAGAAGCCAACAGGAAATTACTGGAAACCGGCGATGTGCGAATGCCGGATTATATCATTGCCATTGGCAATTACCTCGCAGCCAGGAACAGCAGTGCCCAGAATATGATCTATAAACTTCAATTGATTAACCAGATCAATTACTGGAACAGAAAAACCTAA
- a CDS encoding EamA family transporter has protein sequence MWWVYALLSALFAALTAIFAKIGVSNMNSNLATAIRTVVILLVAWGIVLARNETKGITTLSKQNLLFLVISGITTGLSWVFYFKALQMGKVSQVAPVDKLSIALTIILSAVFLKEVMTVRVLAGALLIIAGTLVLIK, from the coding sequence ATGTGGTGGGTCTATGCATTATTATCCGCCTTGTTTGCGGCATTGACGGCCATTTTTGCCAAGATAGGCGTCAGTAATATGAATTCCAACCTGGCCACGGCCATCCGTACGGTGGTCATATTGCTGGTGGCCTGGGGCATTGTACTGGCACGCAATGAAACCAAGGGGATCACTACTTTGTCGAAGCAAAATCTTTTGTTCCTGGTGATATCAGGTATCACTACCGGCTTGTCGTGGGTATTCTATTTCAAAGCGTTGCAAATGGGAAAAGTTTCACAGGTGGCGCCGGTAGATAAACTGAGTATCGCGCTCACCATCATCTTATCCGCCGTTTTTCTAAAAGAAGTAATGACTGTACGGGTACTGGCCGGCGCCCTGCTCATCATTGCCGGCACACTGGTACTGATCAAATAA
- a CDS encoding efflux RND transporter periplasmic adaptor subunit, which translates to MRHRIVHLMLIVALTAGCHTQQDTQDKKEGPAEARLATEGTPVTVTGVTVGAMEETVEVNAVSAFQLKTFIKANTNGYLQTVNARLGSYVEKGQELFVLKTKESQTLGNTIKILDSTLHFTGNMHIKSPGSGYITQLNYQAGDYVQDNEQLAVITDTRSFVFLLDLPYELKPYLAANKSLKLRLPDGTVLDGYVANAMPTVDAVSQTQSYVIKVNTNKSIPENLIAKVSLVKSAKGNITSLPKAAVLTDEVQSHFWIMKMTDSVTAVKVPVQKGMENADRVEIIAPRLSPADKVLLTGNYGLPDTAKVSIVK; encoded by the coding sequence ATGCGTCATAGAATTGTTCATTTGATGTTGATCGTTGCCTTAACGGCAGGCTGCCATACCCAGCAGGATACACAGGATAAGAAAGAAGGGCCGGCTGAAGCCCGTTTGGCTACAGAAGGTACGCCGGTTACCGTTACAGGCGTTACGGTTGGCGCCATGGAGGAAACAGTGGAAGTGAATGCCGTATCGGCTTTTCAACTCAAAACCTTTATCAAAGCAAATACCAATGGTTATTTACAAACAGTGAATGCACGCCTGGGCAGTTATGTTGAAAAAGGGCAGGAGCTTTTTGTACTCAAAACAAAAGAATCACAAACCCTGGGCAACACGATTAAGATACTCGACAGTACGCTGCATTTTACCGGTAACATGCACATCAAATCGCCCGGCAGCGGTTATATCACACAACTCAATTACCAGGCAGGAGATTATGTGCAGGACAATGAACAACTGGCAGTGATTACCGATACCAGGAGTTTTGTTTTTCTGCTAGACCTTCCTTATGAATTAAAACCATACCTGGCCGCGAACAAGAGCCTCAAGTTGCGGTTGCCCGATGGCACCGTGCTGGATGGTTATGTTGCTAACGCCATGCCTACTGTAGATGCAGTTTCGCAAACGCAGAGTTATGTGATCAAAGTGAACACCAATAAATCCATTCCTGAAAACCTGATAGCCAAAGTAAGCCTGGTGAAATCGGCGAAAGGAAATATTACCTCGCTTCCCAAAGCTGCCGTGCTCACCGATGAGGTACAAAGTCATTTTTGGATCATGAAAATGACCGACAGTGTTACGGCAGTAAAAGTGCCTGTGCAGAAAGGAATGGAGAATGCAGACCGGGTGGAAATCATTGCTCCGCGCTTATCACCAGCCGATAAAGTGTTGCTCACTGGTAATTACGGGTTACCCGATACCGCAAAAGTCTCCATCGTTAAATAA
- a CDS encoding response regulator transcription factor, with protein MKILIIEDEPSLNKSMVDYLTQQQYLCESVTKYADALEKIERYNYDCIVLDIMLPGGNGLQLLEQLKANQNTDGVIIISARNELDDKITGIQLGADDYLTKPFHLPELSVRIAAIIRRKNLQGNNQLQFQEICIDIKGKTVTVNNDPLVLTRKEYELLLYFVINKNRILSKNAIAEHLWGDDMDIADNHDFIYTHIKNLRRKMIQAGAGDYIQSVYGMGYKFSV; from the coding sequence TTGAAAATACTGATCATAGAAGACGAGCCCTCTCTGAACAAGAGCATGGTGGATTACCTTACACAGCAGCAATACCTCTGTGAGTCGGTAACAAAATATGCCGATGCGCTTGAGAAAATAGAACGGTATAACTATGATTGCATTGTGCTGGATATTATGTTACCCGGAGGCAATGGCCTGCAGTTGCTGGAACAGCTGAAAGCCAACCAGAATACAGACGGGGTCATTATTATCTCTGCCAGGAATGAATTAGACGATAAGATCACGGGCATACAACTGGGTGCCGATGATTACCTCACCAAGCCCTTTCATTTACCGGAATTGAGTGTGCGCATCGCCGCCATCATCAGGCGGAAAAACCTGCAGGGCAATAACCAGCTGCAGTTTCAAGAGATCTGCATAGATATAAAAGGGAAAACAGTTACTGTTAACAATGACCCATTGGTACTTACGAGAAAAGAATATGAACTGCTGCTCTATTTTGTGATCAATAAAAACCGGATACTTTCAAAAAACGCTATCGCTGAACATTTGTGGGGCGATGATATGGACATAGCCGATAACCACGATTTCATCTACACACATATCAAAAACCTGCGCAGGAAAATGATACAGGCAGGTGCAGGCGATTATATACAGAGCGTTTACGGAATGGGCTATAAATTTTCGGTGTAA